One segment of Alistipes finegoldii DSM 17242 DNA contains the following:
- a CDS encoding BACON domain-containing protein, whose translation MKRIYQFLLLAAGCAALTTACSDDDDSYLVRETDSIRFASCLASSKQITLRCNGSWRTVIPEDAGWLSTSPSEGVGSGAFEWIAVSATHNRSAERTATIYLESGGRQYPITVTQADGAVVYGAPYVEGNLIEQEPSKSRLCFTYANAYGDETIDVSCTLSGDSQGLSVAGASVSLVNGGATVALDIAGTPTVPGYAAFAVSVDGVQIGTARAKVYAMSEMPIEGLPVTWEFCPVKGSTEDVNALKARQPDWVTASHSLVSEDGRAYITVVEADAKTASAVNSWGYNDGHAYLKGLYTGDYWLQKIPVKYLVSGTKINCTGSIGGSGSSAGFFLIEYSADGQTWRQAGGAKSGTFNNTEVTYHVRAYDSPLFEGENTGYFSYDFPVDLTINSGTLWIRYRVSANVRITANNTITTGGGGSTRLKGTFSVSVVDENMN comes from the coding sequence ATGAAACGAATATATCAGTTTTTGCTGCTGGCCGCCGGGTGCGCGGCGCTGACGACGGCGTGCAGCGACGACGATGACAGCTATCTGGTCCGCGAGACGGATTCGATCCGCTTCGCCAGCTGTCTGGCCTCGTCCAAGCAGATCACGCTCCGCTGCAACGGCAGCTGGCGAACCGTGATTCCCGAAGACGCCGGATGGCTTTCGACCTCTCCCTCCGAAGGCGTCGGCAGCGGCGCGTTCGAGTGGATCGCCGTTTCGGCCACGCACAACCGTTCTGCCGAGCGCACCGCGACCATCTACCTCGAAAGCGGAGGCAGGCAATATCCGATCACGGTCACGCAGGCCGACGGCGCCGTCGTTTACGGCGCGCCCTATGTCGAAGGCAACCTCATCGAGCAGGAGCCTTCGAAATCGCGGCTCTGCTTCACCTACGCCAATGCCTACGGCGACGAGACGATCGACGTGAGCTGCACCCTGAGCGGCGATTCGCAGGGCCTTTCGGTGGCCGGCGCCTCGGTGTCGCTTGTCAATGGCGGCGCTACGGTGGCGCTCGACATTGCGGGAACGCCGACCGTGCCGGGCTATGCGGCCTTCGCCGTGTCGGTGGACGGCGTGCAGATCGGTACGGCCCGCGCCAAGGTGTACGCCATGAGCGAAATGCCGATCGAGGGGCTTCCCGTGACGTGGGAGTTCTGTCCCGTCAAGGGCAGTACCGAGGACGTCAATGCCCTGAAAGCCCGGCAGCCCGACTGGGTAACCGCGTCGCACAGTCTGGTTTCGGAGGACGGCCGCGCCTACATCACGGTCGTCGAAGCCGATGCCAAGACGGCTTCGGCGGTCAACAGCTGGGGCTACAACGACGGGCACGCCTATCTCAAGGGGCTTTATACCGGCGATTACTGGCTGCAGAAGATTCCGGTGAAATACCTCGTCTCCGGCACGAAGATCAACTGTACGGGCAGCATCGGCGGTTCGGGTTCTTCGGCGGGGTTCTTCCTGATCGAGTACTCGGCCGACGGGCAGACTTGGCGGCAGGCCGGCGGCGCGAAGAGCGGAACCTTCAACAATACCGAGGTGACCTACCATGTCCGCGCCTACGACAGTCCGCTTTTCGAAGGCGAGAATACGGGCTATTTCTCGTACGACTTCCCCGTCGATCTTACGATCAATTCGGGTACGCTCTGGATACGCTACCGGGTTTCGGCCAACGTGCGCATCACGGCGAACAATACGATCACTACGGGCGGAGGCGGTTCGACGCGCCTGA
- a CDS encoding SusC/RagA family TonB-linked outer membrane protein → MKKSITSLLKGWCAALLCAGLTLPSFAAADADAAFAAQRHDLKLSLHNAPLREVVTAFTQQTGVVFSYETSLGERTLPHVDVALNGSTLDEMLASVFAGTGISYKIKDKVVALSAPPQSDAPAARSAAQQRKQTVAGRVTDEQGEPLAGVSVLVKNTLTGTSTDADGRYSLSVSGSSAVLVFMYLGFQTLEEEVGARSTLDVTLRENKQILEEVVVVGYGSVKRRDLIGAVDQVDSRQFAERSNPSVSRSLQGAIPNLNISMRDGKPSRAATIDIRGTGSIGSGGGALVLIDGVEGDLETVNPQDIASVSVLKDASSAAIYGARGAFGVILVTTKSASEGEVNVTYSGSFSIHSRTVKPNLVTDGYEWTTGYINAWNGYYNGSKELNSTINNIVPYSDSWYRELARRSTDPSLESVRINDNGKYEYFGNTDWTKAFYKDVNYSHEHNLSISGGGKNADYYVSGRFYDQDGIYRVGDERYKQYNVRAKGSVRIRPWLRLNNNMDFTVVDYHQPMLYYSNQLVPRMVEHSGQPVSLITNPDGTWTYAAVLNGYAGFAEGTSYQQEDKFTLKDKLGVEIDLVKDVLKVSGDLSYLFSRNTRERVTNMYTGYTGPESTITVNESQGSTLQNVRYDMNYVSSNIYAEYTPKLGDDHSLKLLGGWNLEKKKYRTLTVKREGLTVPSKPSFGLMDGVTSDPTVGGYDWSYVGAFFRANYGYKGRYLAEFSCRYDGSSKFPQNSKWGFFPSASVGWRLSEEKFMGWSEGWLDNFKIRLSAGSMGNGNIDPYKYIDYMTLKSSTVVIGNALGTYTVAPGAIPLSLTWETSTTYDVGADLDLFKNRLTMGFDWYRRYTTDMYTVGVSLPAVYGTAAPKGNNASLKTNGWELSVGWRDSFRLAGKEFRYGVKAMVWDSRTWVTKYINPTGNLDDYYEGMELGEIWGYRVEGLFRDQDDIDSHATQSFLQSSDKVTRPGQVKFADLNEDGKIDQGAKTLSDHGDLTVIGNTSARYHYGINVNLNWNGIGISTFWQGVAKKNWYPRYDSGYFWGQYNRPFGYMLKAHTGSNVYSEELDNWDTAYWPRYSAYQTNESSVNRVLTTPNDRYMQDVSYIRLKNLTVDYTFPAHICRKMRIKGLKVYVSGENLWTSSPMFKYCDNYDPEVINAGDSDFRTTEGDGYSYPMLRTVTLGLNLTF, encoded by the coding sequence ATGAAAAAATCGATTACTTCACTCCTGAAAGGGTGGTGTGCGGCTCTGTTATGCGCCGGCCTGACGCTCCCGTCGTTCGCGGCGGCCGATGCCGACGCCGCTTTCGCCGCGCAGCGCCACGATCTGAAACTGTCGCTGCACAACGCTCCCCTGCGCGAGGTGGTGACGGCTTTCACCCAACAGACGGGCGTGGTCTTTTCCTATGAAACTTCGCTCGGCGAACGTACCCTTCCCCATGTGGACGTCGCGCTGAACGGCTCGACGCTCGACGAGATGCTGGCTTCGGTATTCGCCGGCACCGGCATTTCCTATAAGATCAAGGACAAGGTGGTTGCTCTGTCCGCGCCTCCGCAGTCCGATGCGCCGGCTGCGCGCAGCGCCGCGCAGCAGCGGAAGCAGACCGTCGCCGGCCGTGTGACCGACGAACAGGGCGAACCGCTGGCCGGCGTGAGCGTGCTGGTGAAAAACACCCTTACGGGCACCTCCACCGATGCCGATGGCCGCTACTCGCTCTCCGTTTCCGGAAGCAGCGCCGTGCTGGTCTTCATGTACTTGGGATTCCAGACCCTCGAAGAGGAGGTCGGCGCCCGGAGTACGCTCGACGTGACGCTGCGCGAGAACAAGCAGATCCTCGAAGAGGTGGTCGTCGTGGGCTACGGTTCGGTCAAGCGCCGCGACCTGATCGGCGCCGTGGATCAGGTGGACAGCAGGCAGTTCGCCGAACGCTCCAATCCGAGCGTCTCGCGTTCGCTGCAGGGCGCCATCCCCAACCTCAATATCTCGATGCGCGACGGCAAGCCTTCGCGCGCGGCGACCATCGACATTCGCGGTACCGGCTCGATCGGTTCGGGCGGCGGAGCGCTGGTGCTGATCGACGGTGTCGAGGGCGACCTCGAAACGGTCAATCCGCAGGACATCGCCAGCGTATCGGTGCTCAAGGACGCATCGTCGGCCGCCATTTACGGCGCCCGCGGCGCTTTCGGCGTGATTCTCGTGACTACCAAGTCGGCTTCCGAAGGCGAGGTGAACGTCACCTACAGCGGCAGTTTCTCAATCCACTCGCGCACCGTCAAGCCCAACCTCGTGACCGACGGTTACGAGTGGACGACGGGTTATATCAACGCATGGAACGGCTACTACAACGGTTCGAAGGAGCTCAATTCGACGATCAACAACATCGTGCCCTATTCCGATTCGTGGTACCGGGAACTCGCCCGCCGCAGTACGGATCCCTCGCTCGAAAGCGTGCGCATCAACGACAACGGCAAATACGAATATTTCGGCAATACCGACTGGACCAAAGCCTTCTACAAGGACGTGAACTATTCGCACGAGCACAACCTGAGCATTTCGGGCGGCGGCAAAAACGCCGATTATTACGTTTCGGGCCGCTTTTACGATCAGGACGGCATCTACCGCGTCGGCGACGAACGCTACAAGCAGTATAACGTGCGGGCCAAAGGCAGCGTGCGCATCCGCCCGTGGCTGCGTCTGAACAACAACATGGACTTCACGGTCGTGGACTACCACCAGCCGATGCTCTACTACAGCAACCAGCTCGTGCCGCGCATGGTCGAACACTCCGGCCAGCCCGTCAGCCTGATTACCAATCCCGACGGCACGTGGACCTATGCCGCCGTGCTGAACGGTTACGCCGGGTTCGCCGAAGGGACGAGCTACCAGCAGGAGGATAAATTCACGCTCAAGGACAAGCTCGGCGTCGAGATCGACCTCGTGAAAGACGTGCTCAAGGTCTCCGGCGACCTGTCTTACCTCTTTTCGCGCAACACGCGCGAACGCGTGACCAACATGTACACCGGCTATACCGGACCCGAATCGACCATCACGGTCAATGAAAGTCAGGGCAGCACGCTCCAGAACGTCCGTTACGACATGAACTATGTTTCGAGCAACATCTATGCGGAATACACCCCCAAACTGGGCGACGACCACTCGCTCAAACTTTTGGGCGGCTGGAATCTCGAAAAGAAGAAATACCGCACCCTGACCGTCAAGCGCGAGGGGCTGACCGTTCCTTCGAAGCCCAGTTTCGGGCTGATGGACGGCGTGACGAGCGACCCCACGGTCGGCGGTTACGACTGGAGCTACGTCGGAGCCTTCTTCCGCGCCAATTACGGCTACAAGGGGCGCTACCTCGCCGAGTTCAGCTGCCGCTACGACGGCTCGTCGAAATTCCCCCAGAATTCGAAGTGGGGCTTCTTCCCCTCGGCTTCGGTGGGCTGGCGGCTCTCCGAAGAGAAGTTCATGGGGTGGTCCGAGGGCTGGCTCGACAACTTCAAGATCCGCCTTTCCGCCGGTTCGATGGGCAACGGCAACATCGACCCCTACAAGTATATCGACTACATGACCCTCAAGTCCTCGACCGTGGTCATCGGCAATGCGCTGGGAACCTACACCGTCGCTCCGGGCGCCATTCCGCTCTCGCTCACGTGGGAGACCTCGACCACGTACGACGTCGGCGCCGATCTGGACCTCTTCAAGAACCGCCTGACGATGGGCTTCGACTGGTACCGCCGCTATACGACCGATATGTACACCGTCGGCGTGAGCCTGCCCGCCGTGTACGGCACGGCGGCCCCCAAGGGCAACAACGCCTCGCTGAAGACCAATGGCTGGGAGCTCTCCGTAGGCTGGCGCGACAGCTTCAGACTGGCCGGCAAGGAGTTCCGCTACGGCGTCAAGGCGATGGTCTGGGATTCGCGTACGTGGGTGACCAAATACATCAACCCCACGGGCAACCTCGACGACTATTACGAAGGCATGGAGCTGGGCGAAATCTGGGGTTACCGCGTCGAGGGCCTTTTCCGCGATCAGGACGACATCGACTCCCACGCCACGCAGTCCTTCCTGCAATCCTCCGACAAGGTGACGCGCCCCGGTCAGGTCAAGTTCGCCGACCTGAACGAGGACGGCAAGATCGATCAGGGCGCCAAGACGCTCTCCGACCACGGCGACCTGACCGTCATCGGCAACACCTCGGCCCGCTACCATTACGGCATCAACGTCAATCTGAACTGGAACGGCATCGGCATTTCGACCTTCTGGCAGGGCGTCGCCAAGAAGAACTGGTATCCACGCTACGATTCGGGTTACTTCTGGGGGCAGTACAACCGTCCGTTCGGCTACATGCTCAAGGCCCATACGGGCAGCAACGTCTACAGTGAGGAGCTGGACAACTGGGACACGGCCTACTGGCCCCGCTATTCGGCTTACCAGACCAACGAAAGCTCGGTGAACCGCGTGCTGACCACGCCCAACGACCGCTACATGCAGGACGTGTCGTACATCCGCCTGAAAAACCTGACCGTCGATTACACCTTCCCGGCCCATATCTGCCGCAAGATGCGGATCAAGGGGCTGAAGGTCTATGTTTCGGGCGAGAACCTCTGGACCTCCTCGCCGATGTTCAAATACTGCGACAACTACGACCCCGAAGTCATCAACGCGGGCGACTCCGACTTCCGTACGACCGAGGGCGACGGTTACAGCTATCCGATGCTGCGCACCGTGACGCTGGGTCTCAACCTCACGTTCTAA
- a CDS encoding FecR family protein, whose translation MKQDDTTARFDEQLLVAYFSGTTTAEEEQALLAWIRSSDDNRRTFAELRAVWQRGRMQRPDTQLQARFVRSLNSLNRRIDALGADAPLRRSRRIPLRRFAAAAIVAVALAAAFMTYRVATAPFVHRFHNADTVAMHVAMPDGTDVWLSPGTTLSYDDTFRIDGRNVELDGEAYFDVTHDAGQPFVVTAPAFRVRVLGTVFNVRSFSGEPVAEATLAEGSVALQHAGGRNLICLHPGQQAVYDAEAELLEVNEVPVGDLLLIRYGVVTLDNATLPEIVARIERTYGVSLRIGAQQIPGERYNFSFQKDASVEDVVELLQFVSGCRFEIIQLNR comes from the coding sequence GTGAAACAAGACGACACGACCGCCCGTTTCGACGAGCAACTGCTCGTTGCCTACTTCTCCGGCACCACGACTGCTGAGGAGGAGCAGGCGTTGCTGGCGTGGATTCGCAGCAGCGATGACAACCGCCGTACCTTTGCCGAGCTGCGCGCCGTCTGGCAGCGCGGCCGCATGCAGCGTCCCGATACGCAGCTGCAGGCCCGTTTCGTGCGTTCGCTCAACAGCCTCAACCGGCGGATCGACGCTCTCGGCGCCGACGCTCCGCTCCGCAGGAGCCGTCGTATTCCGCTGCGCCGCTTTGCAGCGGCGGCAATCGTCGCCGTGGCGCTCGCCGCGGCTTTCATGACCTACCGGGTCGCCACCGCACCTTTCGTCCATCGTTTCCACAACGCCGATACCGTGGCCATGCACGTGGCCATGCCCGACGGCACCGACGTCTGGCTCAGCCCCGGTACGACGCTCTCCTACGACGATACGTTCCGCATCGACGGCCGCAATGTCGAACTCGACGGCGAGGCCTATTTCGACGTCACGCACGATGCCGGACAACCCTTCGTCGTCACCGCGCCCGCATTCCGGGTCCGCGTGCTCGGCACGGTCTTCAACGTCCGCTCCTTCAGCGGCGAACCGGTCGCCGAAGCCACGCTGGCCGAAGGCTCCGTGGCCCTGCAGCACGCCGGCGGCCGCAACCTGATCTGCCTGCATCCCGGCCAGCAGGCCGTCTATGACGCCGAGGCCGAGCTGCTCGAAGTCAACGAAGTGCCCGTGGGCGACCTGCTGCTGATCCGTTACGGGGTCGTCACCCTCGACAATGCCACGCTGCCCGAAATCGTCGCGCGCATCGAACGGACCTACGGCGTAAGCCTGCGCATCGGGGCGCAGCAGATACCCGGCGAACGCTACAATTTCAGTTTCCAGAAGGACGCTTCGGTCGAAGACGTCGTGGAGCTGCTGCAGTTCGTGTCGGGCTGTCGTTTCGAAATAATTCAGCTGAATCGATAA
- a CDS encoding glycoside hydrolase family 2 protein: protein MKKNILLTAAALLTTLAGAAQWQPAGDRIGTEWGEKLDPQNVLPEYPRPQMTRTQVQDGWQNLNGLWNYAILPMGETPEKYDGQILVPFAVESSLSGVGKRLGDRNELWYNRTFTISPKWNGKRVLLHFGAVDWKADVWVNGVCVGTHTGGFTPFEFDITAALKKGDNELKVRVWDPTDAGCQPRGKQVNRPEGIWYTPVSGIWQTVWLEAVPQQYIRNIRTTPDLDRKLFRVETAACGAQPGDVIEVRLYDNGTKVAEGRALSGAPVELNVAEPKLWSPASPFLYDMEVALVRNGRKVDEVQSYTAMRKFSIGRDENDIVRLELNNEPLFQFGPLDQGWWPDGLYTAPSDEALAFDVVKTKELGYNMIRKHVKVEPARWYYHCDKLGMIVWQDMPNGDQGPQWQMHNYFNGAEKHRSAESEANFRKEWKEIIDCLYSVPSIGVWVPFNEAWGQFKAPEIAEWTKAYDPSRLVNPASGGNHYLTGDILDTHHYPHPRMTLLDTNRATVLGEYGGIGLVMKEHLWEPDRNWGYVRLNSPKEVTDEYEKYADMLYKLIGRGFAAAVYTQTTDVEVEVNGLMTYDRKVMKVEPERIRRINERICNALNK, encoded by the coding sequence ATGAAGAAAAACATTCTCCTGACCGCCGCGGCCCTGCTGACAACTCTGGCAGGCGCGGCCCAGTGGCAGCCCGCAGGCGACCGCATCGGCACCGAGTGGGGCGAAAAACTCGACCCGCAGAACGTACTGCCCGAATACCCGCGTCCGCAGATGACGCGCACGCAGGTGCAGGACGGCTGGCAGAACCTCAACGGGCTCTGGAATTACGCGATTCTCCCGATGGGAGAGACGCCCGAAAAATACGACGGGCAGATTCTGGTGCCGTTCGCCGTGGAGTCGAGCCTCTCAGGGGTCGGCAAGCGTCTGGGCGACCGGAACGAACTCTGGTACAACCGCACCTTCACGATCTCCCCGAAATGGAACGGCAAACGCGTGCTGCTGCACTTCGGCGCAGTGGACTGGAAAGCCGACGTTTGGGTGAACGGCGTCTGCGTGGGAACGCACACCGGCGGCTTCACGCCGTTCGAATTCGACATCACGGCGGCGCTCAAGAAGGGCGACAACGAGCTGAAGGTACGCGTATGGGACCCCACCGACGCGGGCTGCCAGCCCCGCGGCAAGCAGGTAAACCGTCCCGAAGGCATCTGGTACACCCCCGTGAGCGGCATCTGGCAGACGGTATGGCTCGAAGCCGTGCCGCAGCAGTACATCAGGAACATCCGAACCACGCCCGACCTCGACCGCAAACTGTTTCGCGTGGAGACGGCCGCCTGCGGCGCGCAGCCGGGCGACGTGATCGAAGTGCGTCTTTACGACAACGGCACGAAGGTAGCCGAGGGCCGTGCGCTCAGCGGTGCGCCCGTGGAGCTGAACGTGGCGGAGCCTAAGTTGTGGAGTCCCGCATCGCCGTTCCTCTACGATATGGAAGTGGCGCTGGTGCGCAACGGCAGGAAGGTGGACGAGGTGCAGAGCTACACGGCGATGCGCAAATTCTCGATCGGCCGCGACGAAAACGACATCGTACGTCTGGAGCTGAACAACGAACCGCTGTTCCAGTTCGGTCCGCTGGATCAGGGCTGGTGGCCCGACGGACTCTATACCGCCCCGTCGGACGAAGCGCTGGCGTTCGACGTCGTAAAGACCAAGGAGCTGGGTTACAATATGATCCGCAAGCACGTGAAGGTCGAACCGGCGCGCTGGTACTACCATTGCGACAAGCTGGGCATGATCGTATGGCAGGATATGCCCAACGGCGACCAAGGTCCCCAGTGGCAGATGCACAACTACTTCAACGGCGCGGAGAAACACCGCTCGGCAGAGTCGGAAGCCAACTTCCGCAAGGAGTGGAAAGAGATCATCGACTGCCTCTACTCGGTTCCCTCGATCGGCGTATGGGTGCCCTTCAACGAGGCGTGGGGACAGTTCAAGGCTCCCGAAATCGCCGAATGGACCAAGGCTTACGACCCTTCGCGTCTGGTCAATCCCGCCAGCGGCGGCAACCACTACCTGACGGGCGACATCCTCGACACGCACCACTATCCGCACCCGCGCATGACGCTGCTCGACACCAACCGCGCGACGGTGCTGGGCGAATACGGCGGCATCGGGCTGGTGATGAAAGAGCACCTTTGGGAACCCGACCGCAACTGGGGCTATGTCCGCCTGAACTCGCCCAAGGAGGTGACGGACGAATACGAGAAATACGCCGACATGCTCTACAAGCTGATCGGGCGCGGATTCGCAGCGGCGGTCTACACGCAGACGACCGACGTCGAGGTGGAGGTGAACGGCCTGATGACCTACGACCGCAAGGTGATGAAGGTCGAGCCGGAGCGCATCCGCAGGATCAACGAACGCATCTGCAATGCGTTGAACAAATAG
- a CDS encoding RNA polymerase sigma-70 factor, with the protein MEDSTLIARVKAGDRGAFNELYGIYWASLVNYAGLFVGDDGAEDVVQDVFVRVWLRRDNLRDDGTLQGYLLRSVYHASLNALKKGANATAYRSWVAQQIEQSCYAHYDPDDSEVIRKLYSQEIAGQIDAAVESLSPKCREVFRMSHIEGLSNREISERLGITLSTVENHIYNALKQLRQKLSHYKMLILLTMYILGR; encoded by the coding sequence GTGGAAGATTCGACATTGATAGCAAGGGTGAAAGCCGGCGACCGCGGCGCTTTCAACGAACTTTACGGCATCTACTGGGCGTCGCTCGTCAATTATGCCGGTCTGTTCGTCGGGGACGACGGGGCGGAGGATGTCGTACAGGACGTCTTCGTGCGCGTGTGGCTCCGCCGCGACAACCTGCGCGACGACGGCACGCTGCAGGGCTACCTGCTCCGCTCGGTCTACCACGCTTCGCTCAACGCCCTCAAGAAGGGCGCCAACGCCACGGCCTACCGGTCGTGGGTGGCGCAGCAGATCGAACAGAGCTGTTACGCCCATTACGATCCCGACGACAGCGAGGTGATCCGCAAACTCTACTCGCAGGAGATCGCCGGCCAAATCGATGCGGCGGTCGAGTCGTTGTCGCCCAAGTGCCGCGAGGTGTTCCGCATGAGCCATATCGAAGGACTTTCGAACCGTGAGATCAGCGAACGGCTGGGCATTACGCTTTCGACCGTCGAAAACCATATCTACAATGCCCTGAAGCAGCTCCGACAAAAATTAAGTCACTATAAGATGCTGATTCTCTTGACAATGTATATTCTTGGCAGATAA
- a CDS encoding RagB/SusD family nutrient uptake outer membrane protein: MKKLFLILSVAAGLVSCEDFLTAGDPNKINAPSYFRNESDLEAYANGFLQTMIPTAISVATGDARADYMAWRGEWQYLTDNFDADDQSGWSTGSWEDLRNINYFLGNFRRAAAGEAILDHYEGVARFWRAYFYMNKVKTFGAVPWYDREIDANDREALYKPRDSREYVIRKVLEDLDFASTHCITNAKLEVNSVRITRNVALAFKARCCLYEGTFRKYHANDPSTGKPWTADESEMYLRACADACETLMGEGKYALVSDPAKVATQYRSLFTSESVASGEVIWARAYDASLNATHILNTYFVNMQYGSYSLTRQFVNTYLNRDGSRFTDKAGYEKTLFADEFENRDYRLMQSIRYPGYTRRNNNVNTPYAPDFGYCVTGYQPIKWVIDDTSMDSNTAPCATSIPILRYAEVLLNYAEAKAELGEFSETVWNATIKLLRERAGVDGAMPSAYDPYMAEYFLNTTTDMAILEIRRERGIELLLENCRWDDDMRWGMGRLLERPWYGVYVGELGKVYDMDGDGSGDVCFVRENPPVTEPGVTYRVLGGDYALTDGDSGYIECYIRMNRKWDDKKYVRPIPTTALNDNPALGQNPGWKK; the protein is encoded by the coding sequence ATGAAAAAGCTGTTTCTGATTCTGTCGGTCGCCGCGGGGCTTGTCTCCTGCGAGGATTTCCTGACCGCCGGAGACCCCAATAAGATCAACGCTCCCTCCTATTTCCGCAACGAGAGCGATCTGGAGGCCTATGCCAACGGATTTCTGCAAACCATGATCCCGACCGCCATTTCCGTGGCCACGGGCGACGCCCGCGCCGACTACATGGCTTGGCGCGGCGAGTGGCAGTACCTCACCGACAACTTCGACGCCGACGACCAGTCGGGCTGGTCCACGGGCAGCTGGGAGGACCTGCGCAACATCAACTACTTCCTCGGCAACTTCCGCCGGGCTGCGGCCGGCGAGGCGATTCTCGACCATTACGAAGGCGTCGCACGCTTTTGGCGCGCCTATTTCTACATGAACAAGGTCAAGACCTTCGGGGCCGTGCCGTGGTATGACAGGGAGATCGACGCCAACGACCGCGAGGCGCTCTACAAGCCGCGCGATTCGCGGGAATACGTCATCCGCAAGGTGCTCGAAGACCTCGATTTCGCCTCGACGCACTGCATCACCAACGCCAAGCTCGAAGTCAATTCGGTGCGCATCACCCGCAACGTGGCGCTGGCCTTCAAGGCCCGCTGCTGTCTCTACGAAGGCACTTTCCGCAAATACCACGCGAACGATCCCTCGACCGGCAAGCCGTGGACGGCCGACGAGTCGGAGATGTACCTCCGGGCCTGCGCCGACGCCTGCGAAACGCTGATGGGCGAGGGCAAATATGCGCTGGTTTCCGATCCGGCCAAGGTCGCCACGCAATACCGGAGTCTGTTCACCAGCGAGAGCGTCGCCTCCGGCGAGGTCATCTGGGCGCGCGCCTACGACGCTTCGCTCAACGCCACGCATATCCTCAATACCTATTTCGTGAATATGCAGTACGGCAGTTACTCGCTCACGCGCCAGTTCGTCAATACCTACCTCAACCGGGACGGCAGCCGTTTCACCGACAAGGCGGGGTATGAGAAAACCCTCTTTGCCGACGAGTTCGAAAACCGCGACTACCGCCTGATGCAGAGCATCCGCTATCCGGGCTATACGCGCAGGAACAACAACGTCAATACGCCCTACGCCCCCGATTTCGGCTACTGCGTGACGGGCTACCAGCCCATCAAGTGGGTCATCGACGACACCTCGATGGACAGCAATACGGCTCCCTGCGCCACCAGCATCCCGATCCTGCGCTATGCCGAGGTGCTGCTCAACTACGCCGAGGCCAAGGCCGAACTGGGCGAATTCAGCGAGACGGTCTGGAACGCCACGATCAAACTCCTGCGCGAACGCGCCGGGGTGGACGGCGCGATGCCTTCGGCCTACGATCCCTACATGGCCGAATACTTTCTCAACACCACGACCGACATGGCCATCTTGGAGATCCGCCGCGAACGCGGCATCGAGCTGCTGCTCGAAAACTGCCGTTGGGACGACGACATGCGCTGGGGTATGGGGCGGCTGCTGGAACGCCCGTGGTATGGCGTCTATGTGGGCGAGCTGGGCAAGGTCTACGACATGGACGGCGACGGTTCGGGCGACGTCTGCTTCGTGCGCGAAAATCCCCCGGTGACGGAGCCGGGCGTGACCTACCGGGTGCTGGGCGGCGACTATGCGCTTACCGACGGCGACAGCGGCTATATCGAGTGCTACATCCGCATGAACCGCAAGTGGGACGATAAGAAGTACGTGCGGCCGATCCCGACCACGGCCCTCAACGACAATCCCGCGCTGGGCCAGAATCCGGGCTGGAAGAAATAA